One stretch of Flavobacterium sp. 9 DNA includes these proteins:
- a CDS encoding type IX secretion system membrane protein PorP/SprF, with protein MRTKLFFFVIMFVTIAGYAQQDAQYTQYMYNTININPAYAGSRGALSIFALHRDQWVGLDGAPKTNTVSVNTPINNSNIGIGLSLVNDKIGPTNENQISADISYTIHTSEDWKLSFGIKATADIFNIDIDKLNPETAGDPQFQNFTTDFSPNIGAGVYWHSDKAYIGLSVPNFIETNRYDDNDVAIYKDKINYYLMAGYVFDLSYDLKFKPAVLTKMVEGAPLQVDVSANFMFFEKFTVGVAYRWSAALSAMVGFQITDGLYVGYGYDNETTNLKNYNSGSHEIFLRYEIFKNNGKITTPRFF; from the coding sequence ATGAGAACAAAATTATTTTTCTTCGTCATTATGTTTGTTACAATTGCAGGATATGCGCAGCAAGATGCACAATATACGCAGTATATGTACAACACAATAAATATAAATCCTGCTTATGCAGGTTCTCGTGGCGCTTTAAGTATTTTTGCTTTGCACCGCGATCAATGGGTAGGACTTGATGGAGCTCCGAAAACTAATACTGTTTCCGTAAATACTCCAATCAATAATAGCAATATAGGAATCGGGCTTTCGCTGGTAAATGACAAAATTGGTCCAACAAACGAAAACCAAATCTCTGCAGATATATCCTATACAATACATACTTCTGAGGACTGGAAACTCTCATTTGGTATTAAAGCTACAGCTGATATTTTTAATATTGATATTGATAAATTAAATCCTGAGACTGCTGGAGATCCACAATTTCAAAACTTCACTACCGATTTTTCTCCTAATATTGGAGCCGGAGTTTACTGGCACTCTGACAAAGCATACATTGGATTATCAGTTCCTAATTTTATAGAAACCAATCGTTATGATGATAATGATGTAGCAATTTATAAAGATAAAATAAACTATTATTTAATGGCTGGGTATGTTTTTGATCTCTCTTATGATTTAAAATTTAAACCCGCCGTGCTAACAAAAATGGTCGAAGGTGCTCCTCTTCAAGTAGATGTATCAGCAAACTTTATGTTCTTTGAGAAATTTACTGTTGGAGTAGCCTATAGATGGAGTGCTGCCCTAAGTGCTATGGTAGGATTTCAAATTACAGATGGTCTATATGTTGGATATGGATATGACAACGAAACTACCAATTTAAAGAACTACAATTCAGGTTCGCATGAAATCTTCCTGCGCTATGAAATCTTCAAAAACAACGGTAAAATCACAACTCCTCGTTTCTTTTAA
- a CDS encoding OmpA family protein codes for MKNYILLCLTIISAFSFKSYSQQAKVNSGDKKYNNYAYVDAIKTYEKVASKGYKSEEMFKKLGNSYYFNSEFDGAAKWYGELFAMNTNVEPEYYYRYAQSLKSTGQLDKANKILDEFNIKYKGDNRGRLYKEDVNYLDQIKANSGRYKIEDAGVNSKYSDYGTTVYNNKLYFASARDTGNFSQRKHKWTGEYFTNLYNADIDATNNSASKVHKFKSAINTKFHEATPVFTKDGKTVYFTRNNYVNGKKGKDENKITLVKIYKATLENDGKWGNITELPFDSDNYSTAHPALSPDEKTLYFASDMPGTVGQSDIYKASIDPSGGYGTPENLGKPINTEGKETFPFVTNEKEIYFASDGHPGLGGLDVFVGQIEEDGTITGIENLGADINSPKDDFAYIIDPVTRLGYFSSNKDGGMGSDDIYKFLETKRLRCIQELNGTITNSETGAILPGATVTLYDMGSTTPKKTVTADENGNYTFAVECGKSYNVRAEKVEFSTKEVNITIGKLTGKTNLPIALDPETCKVTVGDDLGKCFKIKMIYFDLDKSNIRTEAALDLEKILVVLNDNPTMKLDIRSHTDSRASFKYNEALSDRRAKSTIQWLVKNGVAPNRLTGKGYGETQLVNKCADDVPCTEAEHQENRRSEFIITAL; via the coding sequence ATGAAAAATTATATACTCCTTTGCTTAACAATCATAAGTGCTTTTTCATTTAAAAGTTATTCTCAGCAAGCGAAAGTAAACTCTGGTGATAAAAAGTACAATAACTATGCTTATGTTGATGCGATAAAGACGTACGAAAAAGTAGCCTCAAAAGGATATAAATCTGAGGAAATGTTCAAAAAGCTTGGTAATTCCTATTACTTCAACTCTGAGTTTGACGGCGCAGCAAAATGGTATGGAGAATTATTTGCAATGAATACCAATGTTGAACCGGAATATTATTACAGATATGCACAATCTCTAAAATCAACCGGACAACTTGATAAAGCAAACAAAATTCTTGACGAATTTAATATCAAATACAAAGGCGATAACAGAGGTAGACTTTATAAAGAAGATGTAAATTATCTGGACCAAATCAAAGCAAATTCAGGACGTTATAAAATTGAAGATGCTGGCGTAAACAGCAAATATTCTGATTATGGTACTACTGTTTACAACAACAAACTGTATTTTGCTTCAGCAAGAGATACCGGTAATTTTTCGCAACGCAAACATAAATGGACAGGAGAATACTTTACCAATTTATATAACGCAGATATTGATGCCACGAATAATAGTGCTTCTAAAGTACATAAATTCAAAAGTGCCATAAATACTAAATTTCACGAAGCAACACCTGTTTTTACAAAAGATGGCAAAACAGTCTATTTTACAAGAAATAACTATGTAAATGGTAAAAAAGGAAAAGATGAAAATAAAATTACTTTAGTAAAAATATACAAAGCAACGCTGGAGAATGATGGCAAATGGGGAAATATCACAGAACTGCCATTTGATAGCGACAATTATAGTACGGCACATCCTGCACTTAGCCCAGACGAAAAAACACTTTATTTTGCATCAGATATGCCAGGAACAGTAGGACAATCTGATATATATAAAGCAAGTATAGATCCAAGTGGAGGCTACGGAACGCCAGAAAATTTAGGAAAACCTATTAATACCGAAGGAAAAGAAACTTTTCCGTTTGTTACCAATGAAAAGGAAATTTATTTTGCATCTGACGGACATCCCGGACTTGGTGGTCTTGACGTATTTGTGGGACAAATTGAAGAAGATGGCACTATTACAGGAATTGAAAACCTTGGAGCCGACATTAATTCTCCTAAAGATGATTTTGCCTACATCATAGATCCGGTAACACGACTAGGTTATTTTAGTTCTAATAAAGATGGCGGAATGGGTTCTGATGATATCTATAAATTCCTGGAAACAAAAAGACTAAGATGTATTCAGGAGTTAAACGGAACCATTACAAACTCTGAAACCGGAGCAATTTTACCAGGAGCAACAGTCACGTTATATGATATGGGATCAACCACACCAAAGAAAACAGTTACTGCTGATGAAAACGGAAATTATACTTTTGCCGTCGAATGTGGAAAAAGCTATAATGTAAGAGCCGAAAAAGTTGAATTTTCTACCAAAGAAGTTAACATAACAATTGGAAAACTAACCGGAAAAACAAATCTTCCAATTGCTTTAGATCCCGAAACTTGCAAAGTAACTGTTGGAGATGATTTAGGAAAATGCTTCAAAATAAAAATGATTTATTTTGACTTAGACAAATCAAATATTCGAACAGAAGCCGCATTAGACTTAGAAAAAATATTGGTTGTATTAAATGACAATCCAACAATGAAATTAGATATTCGCTCACACACAGACAGTCGTGCATCATTCAAATATAATGAAGCCTTATCTGATCGAAGAGCAAAATCGACAATACAATGGCTTGTTAAAAATGGTGTAGCGCCAAACAGATTAACTGGAAAAGGTTATGGCGAAACCCAGCTTGTAAACAAATGCGCCGACGATGTTCCTTGTACAGAAGCCGAACATCAGGAAAACAGACGTAGTGAATTCATAATCACTGCACTATAG
- a CDS encoding CAP domain-containing protein, whose amino-acid sequence MNSCSADTAEGTENSSSTEKVVMNYTYNDSELETMQAINNYRVSIGLNALQKINHISSKCEEHNEYMIEKAVVDHSDFVARSENIMKLLGAKNVGENVAYNYKTADAVLQSWLASPGHKKNIEGNYTHFGISVTIDPRTGNKYYTNIFARI is encoded by the coding sequence ATGAACTCATGTTCTGCTGACACGGCCGAGGGAACTGAAAATAGCAGCTCGACGGAAAAAGTAGTGATGAATTACACTTACAATGATTCTGAGCTGGAGACAATGCAAGCTATAAACAATTACCGAGTAAGTATTGGTTTGAATGCATTGCAAAAAATCAACCACATTTCTTCTAAATGCGAGGAGCATAATGAATATATGATCGAAAAAGCTGTTGTAGATCATAGTGATTTTGTTGCGCGTTCTGAAAATATTATGAAGTTGCTTGGTGCTAAAAACGTTGGAGAAAACGTTGCTTACAACTACAAAACGGCTGATGCTGTACTGCAATCATGGCTTGCAAGCCCTGGTCACAAAAAAAATATCGAAGGAAACTATACCCATTTTGGCATATCAGTAACAATTGATCCCAGAACTGGAAACAAATACTACACAAATATATTCGCGAGAATATAG
- the pdxH gene encoding pyridoxamine 5'-phosphate oxidase has product MNDLSNYRKSYEKSELLESNIPEDPINLFNRWFHEVEDFGASGEVNAMTVSTIGLDGFPKSRVVLLKKFSEEGFIFYTNYDSEKGKAIAANPHVCLSFFWQEMERQVIIKGIAERTSENISDNYFDSRPDGSKLGAIVSHQSEVIPSRAFLEENLIKLEAEFEGKPIPRPENWGGFLVTPLEVEFWQGRPNRLHDRIRYTSQSDFSWKIERLSS; this is encoded by the coding sequence ATGAACGATTTAAGTAATTATAGAAAGTCTTACGAGAAAAGTGAATTATTAGAAAGTAATATTCCGGAAGATCCAATTAATCTTTTTAACCGATGGTTTCATGAAGTGGAAGATTTTGGTGCAAGCGGAGAAGTAAACGCAATGACGGTTTCGACAATTGGTTTGGATGGTTTTCCAAAATCGAGAGTTGTTCTGTTGAAGAAATTTTCTGAGGAAGGATTTATTTTTTATACAAATTACGATTCGGAAAAAGGAAAAGCGATTGCTGCAAATCCGCATGTTTGTTTGTCTTTTTTCTGGCAGGAAATGGAACGTCAGGTAATCATTAAAGGAATTGCCGAAAGAACTTCTGAAAATATTTCGGATAATTATTTTGATTCTCGTCCTGACGGAAGTAAACTTGGTGCGATTGTTTCTCATCAAAGTGAAGTGATTCCGTCGAGAGCATTTTTAGAAGAAAATTTAATAAAACTAGAGGCTGAATTTGAAGGAAAACCAATTCCGAGACCTGAAAACTGGGGAGGATTTTTAGTAACTCCTTTAGAGGTAGAATTTTGGCAAGGAAGACCTAATAGATTGCATGACAGAATTCGATATACAAGTCAATCTGATTTTTCATGGAAGATTGAACGATTATCTTCGTAG
- a CDS encoding ribonuclease Z, with the protein MKLTILGCYAATPRTLTNPTSQVLEIKNKMFLIDCGEGTQVQLRKNKIKFSKINHVFISHLHGDHLYGLIGTISTFSLLGRTTDLHIYGPKGIKELILLQLKLTESWTTYNLFFHELESKESEVIFEDQKVIVRTIPLKHRVYTNGFLFQEKPGDRKLNVEAVQHYNIHTAYYQKIKGGGNVTLDDGTVIENEKLSFDPIPALSYAFCSDTAYKEDIIPIIKDVDVLYHESTFLESEAALASKTLHSTAIEAAKIALKANAKHLVLGHYSTRYDGIERFKEEAETVFPNVLLGNDGVSFEFV; encoded by the coding sequence TTGAAGCTTACCATACTCGGCTGTTATGCCGCAACTCCCAGAACACTTACCAACCCAACTTCGCAGGTTTTAGAAATTAAGAACAAAATGTTTTTAATTGATTGTGGCGAAGGAACTCAGGTACAATTACGTAAAAACAAGATTAAATTCTCAAAGATAAATCACGTTTTTATTTCGCATTTGCATGGAGATCATCTTTACGGATTAATTGGGACTATTTCGACTTTTTCTCTTTTAGGAAGAACAACTGATTTACATATTTACGGACCAAAAGGAATCAAAGAACTTATTCTTCTTCAGTTGAAACTAACGGAATCCTGGACAACTTATAATTTGTTTTTTCATGAATTGGAATCTAAGGAAAGCGAAGTTATTTTTGAAGATCAGAAAGTAATTGTAAGAACGATTCCGTTGAAACATCGCGTTTATACAAATGGATTTTTGTTTCAGGAAAAACCGGGAGACAGAAAACTAAATGTAGAAGCAGTTCAGCATTACAATATTCATACGGCATACTATCAGAAAATAAAAGGCGGTGGAAATGTAACGCTTGATGACGGAACGGTTATCGAGAATGAGAAATTATCTTTTGACCCGATTCCTGCATTGAGTTATGCGTTTTGCTCAGATACGGCTTATAAGGAAGACATTATCCCGATTATAAAAGATGTTGATGTTTTGTATCACGAATCTACTTTTCTGGAATCTGAAGCTGCATTGGCGTCAAAAACTTTACATTCTACTGCAATAGAAGCGGCAAAGATCGCGTTGAAAGCAAACGCAAAACATTTGGTTTTAGGACATTATTCTACAAGATATGACGGAATCGAACGTTTTAAAGAAGAAGCTGAAACTGTTTTCCCAAATGTTTTATTAGGGAATGATGGGGTTTCTTTTGAGTTTGTTTAA
- a CDS encoding ribonuclease Z, whose protein sequence is MKVDQKGHTVTIKDTQGDFNSFLEKVTQQFKTFEKQNIIIDLSSNAQLAEGDLKLFLPLSKQQKKAKKSFVIVVSDLDFNAISDKLVVVPSLLEAHDIIEMEEIERDLGF, encoded by the coding sequence ATGAAAGTAGATCAAAAAGGACATACCGTTACGATTAAAGATACCCAGGGAGATTTTAATTCTTTTTTGGAGAAAGTGACGCAGCAGTTTAAAACCTTTGAAAAACAAAATATTATAATCGATTTATCATCAAATGCTCAATTGGCAGAAGGTGATTTGAAACTTTTTTTACCGCTTTCGAAGCAACAAAAGAAAGCCAAAAAATCGTTTGTAATTGTAGTTTCTGATCTTGACTTTAATGCTATTTCTGATAAATTGGTTGTAGTTCCTTCACTTTTGGAAGCACACGATATTATCGAAATGGAAGAAATCGAAAGAGACTTAGGTTTTTAA